The Vicia villosa cultivar HV-30 ecotype Madison, WI linkage group LG1, Vvil1.0, whole genome shotgun sequence genome includes a region encoding these proteins:
- the LOC131635713 gene encoding LOB domain-containing protein 27-like: MTLKGGTTQACAACKFQRRKCTPECVLAPYFPADQPKIFLNVHKLFGVSNIVKILKILEPTQKKPAMDSIITQANYRDKYPVHGCWEEICRLQYQIWMMEEELHAVYQQLEMCRQQQQLPHDDVTSQLELGMGPRSSNALALFNNTPQPQNYNTVAAPLSVSQQHSYSNSNSMDYNNSPLYMDSKDNVTNPNLWLQCPYTNSNGNSITMQPHQLIASESQQPLSSVQQGVVEDNYDEMHSFFDTVDDRQSYIYSKEAYESSSEESLKDTRKCTEHVSENELKSAAACFSLTSVN, from the exons ATGACCCTTAAGGGTGGGACAACACAGGCTTGTGCAGCATGCAAATTCCAGAGAAGAAAGTGCACACCTGAGTGCGTTTTAGCTCCTTATTTCCCTGCAGATCAACCtaagatattccttaatgttcaCAAACTATTTGGAGTTAGCAACATTGTCAAGATACTTAAAATCTTGGAGCCTACTCAGAAGAAACCGGCTATGGATTCGATTATCACGCAAGCTAATTATAGAGATAAGTATCCGGTGCATGGATGTTGGGAGGAAATTTGCAGGCTACAATATCAAATATGGATGATGGAAGAAGAGCTTCATGCTGTTTATCAACAACTTGAAATGTGTCGACAACAACAACAGTTGCCTCATGATGATGTGACTTCGCAGTTAGAATTGGGAATGGGACCACGTTCGTCCAATGCGCTCGCGCTGTTTAATAACACTCCGCAGCCACAGAATTATAACACAGTGGCTGCTCCTTTGTCTGTGTCTCAACAGCATTCTTACTCCAACAGCAATAGTATGGATTATAATAACTCTCCTCTCTATATGGATTCGAAGGATAATGTTACGAATCCGAATTTGTGGCTTCAGTGCCCTTACACTAATAGCAATGGCAATTCAATAACAATGCAACCTCATCAGTTGATTGCCTCAGAGTCACAACAACCACTGTCATCTGTTCAACAAGGAGTTGTTGAAGATAATTATGATGAAATGCATTCGTTTTTTGATACGGTTGATGATAGGCAATCATACATTTATTCTAAGGAGGCTTATGAATCAAG TTCAGAAGAATCATTGAAAGATACAAGAAAGTGCACTGAGCATGTTTCTGAGAATGAACTGAAGAGTGCTGCTGCTTGTTTCAGCCTTACCAGTGTCAACTGA
- the LOC131635702 gene encoding zinc finger protein BRUTUS-like At1g18910 isoform X1 — protein sequence MGGGDLSLSDMEEEEAEEEENGVKVNGSPDILSKFRIPDAPILLFVCFHKALRSELDQLRVFAETASLEDDQNRCREIVVKLQQRFQFVRLALKYHCAAEDEIIFHALDAHVKNVVCTYSLEHNSTDGLFVSILDFLDELMGSSENISKLFRELVYCIDILQTSIYQHMLKEEEQVFPLLIQNLSTKEQASLLWQFICSVPIMLLEEVLPWMVSFLSADKQAEVTQCFNEIAPMERALQEALVSWLGSNKQTFSRTYFQSEELQGSHGTRHIEKSFGQSSCNTNYEDVSSQMKVNDKETEDGVDQVKVLHLWHNAIRKDLKEIQQELYLIRNSGCSQNLDSILIQLKFLADVLIFYSNALKKFFHPILNKLAHGRFSKSTEYLLGEIHIEDIQQLLLYNSESEMPLTKFVEKLCGKLELFISAVNKQFSFQEIEVFPIFRKNCRNGMQVRLLSLSMHMMPLGLLKCVITWFSVHLSEKESRSILYCIKEGNDSVSKAFAPLLHEWFRTGYSGKTSIEKFRQDLQYMFKRRHSFSSEKMKETSGFSFLSSDKQPHKNCGKNCLSHSSSSVSKNVNKYETPYSTGINLHIFFPDTAMKLNQHPRFHAVNSSSISFLNDPKPIDLIFFFHKAIKKDLDYLVLGSAQLEGHDEFIDFQKRFHLICFLHQIHSDAEDEIVFPALEAIGQLKNISLAYTFDHKHEVEHFGKISRILERMSELHPSVSTTDSKIRDKRRLRRDHLIKKLQEMCKSMHKLLSDHINREEIELWPIIREFFSNREQGKIIGCMLGRISAEILQDMIPWLMASLTQEEQHILMFLWSMVTKNTMFDEWLSEWWNGYSLAKAADGSNDAPLQNVEPLEIISKYLSEEVLNELQEESSANESINFWQKDLIGNNSELSNSNVDDNVKIHNTAQNFSQCSKCTNQFHDIKKHKCNEVKPVGILTSQSFQHFDFNKSGHYDRLLKLSQDDLERVIRRVSRDSCLDPQKKSYVIQSLLTSRWIINQKISSMEVNIKSDGLEFPGKHPSYKDPLKQVYGCKHYKRNCKLFAPCCNELHACIHCHDEVSDHLIDRKSITMMMCMKCLVIQPINATCSSVSCGNLSMAKYYCKICKLFEDESRNIYHCPFCNLCRLGKGLGVDFFHCMNCNACMSRSLMIHTCREKSLEENCPICHEYIFTSCSPVKALSCGHVMHSACFQEYTCFNYTCPICSKSLGDMQVYFRMLDALLAEEKMPDEFSGQIQVILCNDCEKKGAAPFHWLYHKCISCGSYNTRVL from the exons ATGGGAGGCGGAGATCTTTCTTTGTCGGACATGGAGGAAgaggaggcggaggaggaggaGAACGGTGTCAAGGTCAACGGTTCACCTGACATTCTTTCGAAGTTTCGAATTCCTGATGCTCCTATACTTTTGTTCGTTTGTTTTCATAAAGCGCTGCGTTCTGAACTCGATCAGCTTCGTGTGTTCGCTGAAACGGCGTCGTTGGAAGATGATCAGAATCGTTGCCGAGAAATAGTTGTTAAGCTTCAACAGAGGTTTCAGTTTGTTAGGTTAGCTCTTAAGTATCACTGTGCTGCAGAAGATGAG ATTATCTTCCATGCACTGGATGCGCATGTAAAAAATGTTGTATGTACATATTCCCTTGAACATAACAGCACCGATGGGCTGTTTGTTTCTATTTTAGACTTCTTGGATGAGCTGATGGGCTCTAGTGAGAATATTTCCAAGCTGTTCCGAGAGCTTGTGTACTGCATCGATATCTTGCAAACCTCCATCTACCAACACATGTTGAAAGAAGAAGAGCAG GTTTTTCCTCtgttgatccaaaatttgtctactAAAGAACAAGCCTCGCTTTTGTGGCAATTCATATGTAGTGTTCCTATAATGCTGCTGGAGGAAGTTTTGCCATGGATGGTATCCTTCCTTTCAGCAGATAAACAAGCTGAAGTTACTCAGTGTTTTAATGAAATTGCACCAATGGAAAGAGCACTGCAAGAG GCTTTGGTTTCTTGGCTTGGAAGCAACAAACAAACCTTCTCTCGGACATATTTTCAGAGTGAGGAGCTTCAAGGTTCTCATGGAACCCGACATATAGAAAAATCTTTTGGGCAGAGTTCTTGCAATACGAACTACGAAGATGTTTCAAGTCAGATGAAAGTAAATGACAAAGAAACAGAAGATGGGGTCGACCAGGTTAAGGTTCTCCATCTTTGGCATAATGCAATAAGGAAAGATTTGAAAGAAATTCAGCAAGAGCTTTATCTAATAAGAAATTCTGGCTGTTCTCAAAATTTAGACTCAATACTTATCCAGCTAAAATTCTTGGCCGATGTCCTCATCTTCTACAG CAATGCTCTGAAAAAATTCTTTCATCCTATACTGAACAAACTGGCCCATGGCCGATTTTCCAAGTCTACTGAATATTTACTCGGAGAAATTCACATTGAGGATATACAACAGTTGCTACTTTATAACTCAGAAAGCGAAATGCCTTTGACCAAATTTGTAGAGAAGCTTTGCGGAAAACTTGAATTATTTATATCAGCTGTCAACAAACAATTTTCTTTTCAAGAAATTGAG GTGTTTCCTATCTTTAGAAAGAACTGCAGAAATGGAATGCAAGTGAGACTTCTAAGCTTGAGCATGCATATGATGCCACTTGGGTTACTAAAATGTGTTATAACTTGGTTCTCAGTTCACTTGTCTGAAAAGGAATCCAGGTCCATTCTCTATTGCATAAAGGAGGGAAATGATTCTGTCAGTAAAGCTTTTGCTCCATTGTTACATGAATGGTTCCGCACTGGTTATTCAGGTAAAACCTCAATTGAGAAGTTTCGACAGGATTTGCAGTATATGttcaaaagaagacactcttttTCATCTGAGAAAATGAAGGAAACTAGTGGGTTTTCATTCTTAAGTTCTGACAAGCAGCCACATAAAAATTGTGGCAAGAATTGTCTGTCCCATTCATCATCTTCTGTATCCAAAAATGTGAATAAGTATGAGACACCATACTCCACAGGAATTAATTTGCACATATTTTTCCCTGACACTGCTATGAAGTTAAATCAGCATCCAAGGTTTCATGCAGTAAATTCATCTTCTATTTCCTTTCTTAATGATCCAAAGCCAATTGACCTGATATTTTTCTTTCACAAGGCTATTAAGAAAGATTTGGATTACCTAGTTCTTGGCTCAGCTCAGTTAGAGGGACATGATGAATTTATAGATTTCCAAAAACGGTTCCATCTCATATGTTTTCTTCATCAAATCCATAGTGATGCAGAGGATGAGATAGTTTTTCCTGCCTTGGAGGCAATAGGTCAGCTCAAAAACATTAGCCTTGCCTACACCTTTGATCATAAACATGAAGTTGAGCACTTTGGTAAAATATCTCGCATTCTTGAAAGGATGTCTGAATTACATCCTTCGGTCTCTACTACTGATTCAAAGATAAGGGACAAGAGAAGGCTAAGGCGTGATCATTTAATCAAGAAGCTGCAGGAAATGTGCAAATCGATGCATAAGTTACTTTCTGATCATATTAACCGTGAGGAAATAGAACTTTGGCCTATAATTAGAGAATTCTTCTCCAACCGAGAGCAAGGGAAGATCATAGGATGCATGCTTGGAAGAATAAGTGCAGAAATATTACAAGATATGATACCTTGGCTGATGGCATCTTTAACACAGGAAGAGCAGCATATTTTAATGTTCTTATGGTCCATGGTTACTAAGAATACAATGTTTGACGAGTGGTTAAGTGAATGGTGGAATGGGTACAGTTTAGCTAAGGCAGCAGATGGATCAAATGATGCCCCTTTACAGAATGTTGAACCACTAGAAATTATATCCAAATATTTGTCTGAAGAAGTTCTTAATGAATTACAAGAAGAATCATCGGCCAATGAAAGCATAAATTTTTGGCAGAAGGATCTTATTGGCAATAATTCTGAGCTCTCCAACTCCAATGTTGATGACAATGTTAAGATTCATAATACAGCACAAAATTTTAGTCAATGTTCAAAATGCACAAATCAATTTCATGATATTAAGAAACATAAATGCAATGAAGTAAAACCAGTGGGCATTTTGACAAGTCAGTCTTTTCAACATTTTGATTTTAACAAGTCTGGGCATTATGACCGACTTCTGAAATTGAGTCAAGATGATCTGGAGAGGGTAATAAGAAGGGTATCTCGTGACTCTTGCCTAGATCCTCAGAAAAAGTCGTACGTAATACAGAGCCTACTTACGAG CCGTTGGATTATTAATCAGAAGATTTCTTCTATGGAAGTCAATATCAAAAGTGATGGGCTGGAATTCCCTGGGAAACATCCATCTTACAAGGACCCTCTCAAACAAGTCTATGGCTGCAAACACTACAAGAGAAACTGTAAGCTTTTTGCTCCCTGTTGTAATGAACTCCATGCTTGCATACATTGCCATGATGAGGTATCGGATCATTTAATTGACAG AAAATCTATTACAATGATGATGTGTATGAAGTGCTTGGTGATTCAACCAATCAATGCCACATGTTCATCAGTTTCTTGTGGTAATTTATCCATGGCAAAATATTACTGCAAGATCTGCAAATTATTTGAAGATGAAAG CAGGAATATTTACCACTGTCCTTTTTGTAACTTATGCCGACTTGGAAAGGGTTTGGGTGTTGACTTTTTTCATTGCATGAATTGCAATGCTTGTATGTCCCGTTCTCTTATGATACATACATGCAGAGAGAAATCTTTAGAGGAAAACTGTCCGATTTGTCATGAATATATTTTCACATCCTGCTCTCCAGTAAAAGCCCTCTCATGTGGTCATGTGATGCACTCAGCATGTTTTCAG GAATATACTTGCTTTAACTATACCTGCCCAATATGTAGCAAGTCACTTGGAGACATGCAG GTTTATTTTAGGATGCTAGATGCACTGTTGGCTGAGGAGAAAATGCCTGACGAGTTTTCCGGTCAAATTCAG GTTATTTTATGTAATGACTGTGAAAAGAAAGGAGCAGCTCCCTTCCACTGGCTTTACCATAAATGCATTTCTTGTGGTTCATACAACACTAGAGTTTTATGA
- the LOC131635702 gene encoding zinc finger protein BRUTUS-like At1g18910 isoform X2 encodes MGGGDLSLSDMEEEEAEEEENGVKVNGSPDILSKFRIPDAPILLFVCFHKALRSELDQLRVFAETASLEDDQNRCREIVVKLQQRFQFVRLALKYHCAAEDEIIFHALDAHVKNVVCTYSLEHNSTDGLFVSILDFLDELMGSSENISKLFRELVYCIDILQTSIYQHMLKEEEQVFPLLIQNLSTKEQASLLWQFICSVPIMLLEEVLPWMVSFLSADKQAEVTQCFNEIAPMERALQEALVSWLGSNKQTFSRTYFQSEELQGSHGTRHIEKSFGQSSCNTNYEDVSSQMKVNDKETEDGVDQVKVLHLWHNAIRKDLKEIQQELYLIRNSGCSQNLDSILIQLKFLADVLIFYSNALKKFFHPILNKLAHGRFSKSTEYLLGEIHIEDIQQLLLYNSESEMPLTKFVEKLCGKLELFISAVNKQFSFQEIEVFPIFRKNCRNGMQVRLLSLSMHMMPLGLLKCVITWFSVHLSEKESRSILYCIKEGNDSVSKAFAPLLHEWFRTGYSGKTSIEKFRQDLQYMFKRRHSFSSEKMKETSGFSFLSSDKQPHKNCGKNCLSHSSSSVSKNVNKYETPYSTGINLHIFFPDTAMKLNQHPRFHAVNSSSISFLNDPKPIDLIFFFHKAIKKDLDYLVLGSAQLEGHDEFIDFQKRFHLICFLHQIHSDAEDEIVFPALEAIGQLKNISLAYTFDHKHEVEHFGKISRILERMSELHPSVSTTDSKIRDKRRLRRDHLIKKLQEMCKSMHKLLSDHINREEIELWPIIREFFSNREQGKIIGCMLGRISAEILQDMIPWLMASLTQEEQHILMFLWSMVTKNTMFDEWLSEWWNGYSLAKAADGSNDAPLQNVEPLEIISKYLSEEVLNELQEESSANESINFWQKDLIGNNSELSNSNVDDNVKIHNTAQNFSQCSKCTNQFHDIKKHKCNEVKPVGILTSQSFQHFDFNKSGHYDRLLKLSQDDLERVIRRVSRDSCLDPQKKSYVIQSLLTSRWIINQKISSMEVNIKSDGLEFPGKHPSYKDPLKQVYGCKHYKRNCKLFAPCCNELHACIHCHDEVSDHLIDRKSITMMMCMKCLVIQPINATCSSVSCGNLSMAKYYCKICKLFEDERNIYHCPFCNLCRLGKGLGVDFFHCMNCNACMSRSLMIHTCREKSLEENCPICHEYIFTSCSPVKALSCGHVMHSACFQEYTCFNYTCPICSKSLGDMQVYFRMLDALLAEEKMPDEFSGQIQVILCNDCEKKGAAPFHWLYHKCISCGSYNTRVL; translated from the exons ATGGGAGGCGGAGATCTTTCTTTGTCGGACATGGAGGAAgaggaggcggaggaggaggaGAACGGTGTCAAGGTCAACGGTTCACCTGACATTCTTTCGAAGTTTCGAATTCCTGATGCTCCTATACTTTTGTTCGTTTGTTTTCATAAAGCGCTGCGTTCTGAACTCGATCAGCTTCGTGTGTTCGCTGAAACGGCGTCGTTGGAAGATGATCAGAATCGTTGCCGAGAAATAGTTGTTAAGCTTCAACAGAGGTTTCAGTTTGTTAGGTTAGCTCTTAAGTATCACTGTGCTGCAGAAGATGAG ATTATCTTCCATGCACTGGATGCGCATGTAAAAAATGTTGTATGTACATATTCCCTTGAACATAACAGCACCGATGGGCTGTTTGTTTCTATTTTAGACTTCTTGGATGAGCTGATGGGCTCTAGTGAGAATATTTCCAAGCTGTTCCGAGAGCTTGTGTACTGCATCGATATCTTGCAAACCTCCATCTACCAACACATGTTGAAAGAAGAAGAGCAG GTTTTTCCTCtgttgatccaaaatttgtctactAAAGAACAAGCCTCGCTTTTGTGGCAATTCATATGTAGTGTTCCTATAATGCTGCTGGAGGAAGTTTTGCCATGGATGGTATCCTTCCTTTCAGCAGATAAACAAGCTGAAGTTACTCAGTGTTTTAATGAAATTGCACCAATGGAAAGAGCACTGCAAGAG GCTTTGGTTTCTTGGCTTGGAAGCAACAAACAAACCTTCTCTCGGACATATTTTCAGAGTGAGGAGCTTCAAGGTTCTCATGGAACCCGACATATAGAAAAATCTTTTGGGCAGAGTTCTTGCAATACGAACTACGAAGATGTTTCAAGTCAGATGAAAGTAAATGACAAAGAAACAGAAGATGGGGTCGACCAGGTTAAGGTTCTCCATCTTTGGCATAATGCAATAAGGAAAGATTTGAAAGAAATTCAGCAAGAGCTTTATCTAATAAGAAATTCTGGCTGTTCTCAAAATTTAGACTCAATACTTATCCAGCTAAAATTCTTGGCCGATGTCCTCATCTTCTACAG CAATGCTCTGAAAAAATTCTTTCATCCTATACTGAACAAACTGGCCCATGGCCGATTTTCCAAGTCTACTGAATATTTACTCGGAGAAATTCACATTGAGGATATACAACAGTTGCTACTTTATAACTCAGAAAGCGAAATGCCTTTGACCAAATTTGTAGAGAAGCTTTGCGGAAAACTTGAATTATTTATATCAGCTGTCAACAAACAATTTTCTTTTCAAGAAATTGAG GTGTTTCCTATCTTTAGAAAGAACTGCAGAAATGGAATGCAAGTGAGACTTCTAAGCTTGAGCATGCATATGATGCCACTTGGGTTACTAAAATGTGTTATAACTTGGTTCTCAGTTCACTTGTCTGAAAAGGAATCCAGGTCCATTCTCTATTGCATAAAGGAGGGAAATGATTCTGTCAGTAAAGCTTTTGCTCCATTGTTACATGAATGGTTCCGCACTGGTTATTCAGGTAAAACCTCAATTGAGAAGTTTCGACAGGATTTGCAGTATATGttcaaaagaagacactcttttTCATCTGAGAAAATGAAGGAAACTAGTGGGTTTTCATTCTTAAGTTCTGACAAGCAGCCACATAAAAATTGTGGCAAGAATTGTCTGTCCCATTCATCATCTTCTGTATCCAAAAATGTGAATAAGTATGAGACACCATACTCCACAGGAATTAATTTGCACATATTTTTCCCTGACACTGCTATGAAGTTAAATCAGCATCCAAGGTTTCATGCAGTAAATTCATCTTCTATTTCCTTTCTTAATGATCCAAAGCCAATTGACCTGATATTTTTCTTTCACAAGGCTATTAAGAAAGATTTGGATTACCTAGTTCTTGGCTCAGCTCAGTTAGAGGGACATGATGAATTTATAGATTTCCAAAAACGGTTCCATCTCATATGTTTTCTTCATCAAATCCATAGTGATGCAGAGGATGAGATAGTTTTTCCTGCCTTGGAGGCAATAGGTCAGCTCAAAAACATTAGCCTTGCCTACACCTTTGATCATAAACATGAAGTTGAGCACTTTGGTAAAATATCTCGCATTCTTGAAAGGATGTCTGAATTACATCCTTCGGTCTCTACTACTGATTCAAAGATAAGGGACAAGAGAAGGCTAAGGCGTGATCATTTAATCAAGAAGCTGCAGGAAATGTGCAAATCGATGCATAAGTTACTTTCTGATCATATTAACCGTGAGGAAATAGAACTTTGGCCTATAATTAGAGAATTCTTCTCCAACCGAGAGCAAGGGAAGATCATAGGATGCATGCTTGGAAGAATAAGTGCAGAAATATTACAAGATATGATACCTTGGCTGATGGCATCTTTAACACAGGAAGAGCAGCATATTTTAATGTTCTTATGGTCCATGGTTACTAAGAATACAATGTTTGACGAGTGGTTAAGTGAATGGTGGAATGGGTACAGTTTAGCTAAGGCAGCAGATGGATCAAATGATGCCCCTTTACAGAATGTTGAACCACTAGAAATTATATCCAAATATTTGTCTGAAGAAGTTCTTAATGAATTACAAGAAGAATCATCGGCCAATGAAAGCATAAATTTTTGGCAGAAGGATCTTATTGGCAATAATTCTGAGCTCTCCAACTCCAATGTTGATGACAATGTTAAGATTCATAATACAGCACAAAATTTTAGTCAATGTTCAAAATGCACAAATCAATTTCATGATATTAAGAAACATAAATGCAATGAAGTAAAACCAGTGGGCATTTTGACAAGTCAGTCTTTTCAACATTTTGATTTTAACAAGTCTGGGCATTATGACCGACTTCTGAAATTGAGTCAAGATGATCTGGAGAGGGTAATAAGAAGGGTATCTCGTGACTCTTGCCTAGATCCTCAGAAAAAGTCGTACGTAATACAGAGCCTACTTACGAG CCGTTGGATTATTAATCAGAAGATTTCTTCTATGGAAGTCAATATCAAAAGTGATGGGCTGGAATTCCCTGGGAAACATCCATCTTACAAGGACCCTCTCAAACAAGTCTATGGCTGCAAACACTACAAGAGAAACTGTAAGCTTTTTGCTCCCTGTTGTAATGAACTCCATGCTTGCATACATTGCCATGATGAGGTATCGGATCATTTAATTGACAG AAAATCTATTACAATGATGATGTGTATGAAGTGCTTGGTGATTCAACCAATCAATGCCACATGTTCATCAGTTTCTTGTGGTAATTTATCCATGGCAAAATATTACTGCAAGATCTGCAAATTATTTGAAGATGAAAG GAATATTTACCACTGTCCTTTTTGTAACTTATGCCGACTTGGAAAGGGTTTGGGTGTTGACTTTTTTCATTGCATGAATTGCAATGCTTGTATGTCCCGTTCTCTTATGATACATACATGCAGAGAGAAATCTTTAGAGGAAAACTGTCCGATTTGTCATGAATATATTTTCACATCCTGCTCTCCAGTAAAAGCCCTCTCATGTGGTCATGTGATGCACTCAGCATGTTTTCAG GAATATACTTGCTTTAACTATACCTGCCCAATATGTAGCAAGTCACTTGGAGACATGCAG GTTTATTTTAGGATGCTAGATGCACTGTTGGCTGAGGAGAAAATGCCTGACGAGTTTTCCGGTCAAATTCAG GTTATTTTATGTAATGACTGTGAAAAGAAAGGAGCAGCTCCCTTCCACTGGCTTTACCATAAATGCATTTCTTGTGGTTCATACAACACTAGAGTTTTATGA